GTTCAGCCGCCAGATGTTGCGCGAGTATTGGCAGTTGTTCTGGTAGCTTCACTGCCAGATACCAACCCTGACGCGTTTCACGAAAAGATGCCGAGGTGGAAAACAGGGCATCGCTGTCACCACAAACCAGTATTACCGCGCCCTGAAAATCTTCAGGTGGCAGTGTTGAATCGGCAATGGATTGGTGAGCCACTTTATTGCCGTTGTACTTGCGCCACTGAAAGTAACCGACCGCAGCACAGAGGATGACAACCAACATGCTCAGTGCCACACGACTGCCCATTCCCAACGGCCAGAAACCCAGGATAAGCCACAGTGCCAGGCATGCCCCCAGCAGTAGCAGGAGTAACTGTGTTAATCCGCGCATCCGCTAGTGCATCCCTGTCAGTTGAGACACCATGTGCGTCAACCGAGTGGACAACGTGAACCACAGAGCAACCAGTATGACGACGCCCGCCCCCCAAAAGAGCCAATAGGTCTTGCGCCCAGAGCGCAAACGCAATGAGCGTGAGACCACTGGTGTTTCCTGTGAAGAGGCAAACGGCGGTACCAGCAAACTCAGCTTACGCACCACATCTTCTCTGCGCTCGTCACCCTGTTCGCGGTAACGACCGGCAAATCCCAAGGTTAGCGCACGGTAAAAGCAGGTCAGTACCGCCGTGTCCGGTGCCGGTTCCTGCAACACCGTGCGGATCCGCTCCCACAACTCTTCACCCGCGTTCAATGTATTGAAGTAGCGGGCCTGAAGCGGGTCTTTCAGCCATTTGGTATAACCGCTGTCCTGTTTCTGACGGTTCAGGACGCTTTCATCCAGTAACGCACATTGGGTGTACAGCATATGGTCGCAACTGATTTCGCTGAAACCGGCACGCGACAGCGTATCGCGTGCGCTGTCAATCCACGCACAGGCACGGCGGTACAAGGCTTCTCCGTCCTCAACCTCCTGACCGTTACGCAACTGGCTGACCATCAGCCAGCAGGGATAAAAGACTGCATCAACCACAGACGTATTTATTTTGCTCATGAGCGTAGCACCGCAAACAGTTCGAGTTTGACATCACCCAGCGAACCTGGGGTGTAGAAAGCACAGTTCCCCGCATCCAGCATGGCCTGCGCGGCTGGCCCCTTGAGGTCAAGGGCAAAGTACTGATTTTCCAGACGCAGCGGGATAGCAGCCGGAACATGAGACAGCGGTTTCATCGCCACACCGTTGAGTGCCACGTTAACCACATCTGACACATCCTCAACGCTGCCAGCCTTACACAACAGCGGGAACTGAGTTTGCAACAGATGGTTGGGGATCGAAGAGCGAACCGAGAGATAGAAATCAGCCCCTTCACGCAGACGAGCATCATGCAATGAACCGGTCCAGAATTGCCCCTCGAGAGCCAGTTCAATCGCCACCATTCGGGACGGCAAGCTGGCCTCGAGCAGGGCATCAAGCAAGGTGAACAACGGCGGGAAAACCTGCTCAGGTGCGTCATGCTGATACAGCGGAATGTCTTCAGCTTTATGTTCAAGGGAAAATGTCAGCAGACTACCAGCGAGGCGGACCAGTTCGCGATAAAACAGTTCGGGATGGCGGGAAGGTGTCTGATACAGTTCCATCAGTACCGGCTCGGCACTGTTTAACGCATTCAGCAACCAGAACAGCGACACATCAGCCACCGCAAAATCTGCCATCCGTTCGTTACTTTCACGCCGCATGGCCATCAGGCGACGTCGACGCGCCTGTAGACGGTGGATTAAATCCCCCAGTTCAGTCAGCACCACCTGACTTGCCGCCAGCGACAGCATCGGTGGAATGAAATTCTCATCCTGCATCCACTGCCCCTGGGCATTGCGCATCAAGCGCACCACTGGGCAGGTCAGATAAGCACTGTTTTCCTGATGAGCAAAACGCAGCGTGACCCCGTGGCGCATTATCGCCAGCTCAGTACGCTCATGACCGGCAAGCTCCTGTACCGTGACCCACTCTTGCTGCCAGCGGCGAGGGCGCGCGCTGTCCTGACCATCATCCAGATTGCCGCCGTTGGCCGACAGTAACGGCAATGCCAGCACCACATCGACCACGTCACGGTCTGAAATTACAGACAAATCGCAGGCGGGAGGCAGGTTATCCGCCCGTTCAGAATCAATCAGCGTGCCATCAGGGAAGCGAACCACCAGTCGAAGTGCATTCAGACGGGAAAGCGCCAACGATCCACTGTCGAATGCCGCATCAATGACACCCCATGGGGATGCCAATGTCATATGTGCCACTCCGTCTGCCACGTAGGCGTCCCAGCGGGCCTGTTGCTGGAATTGTTGCGGGGCTAAAAAGGCTCCGTCATTCCATAGCGGACGATAAATCTTCATCGGTACTTCCTTGCGTACAATCATGCCCAACGTCATTGGTGTTGCAGCTAGATGGCAACTAAACGAATCCCCCAGACGTTGACTAACGCCAATGACTGGGGAGAGAAGGCAGCCAACAACGCTGCAACTTCAAGGACAAAGGGCAATCAGGCTTTCGCCTTCGGCATCTGCGAAACCAATGACAGATTCACGTCCATGCCTTCAACCTGGAAGTGCGGTACGGCATACAGCTTCACGCGGAAGAAACCTGGGTTGTCTTCGATATCTTCTACCGTGACTTTCGCATCACGCAGTGGATGGGAAGCCTGCAAATCGTCGCCCGGATCAGTCATTTCCGTCACCAGCGTGCGGATCCAGTTATTCAGCTCCAACTCCAACAGACGGCGGTCTTTGGTAGTACCGATGTTCTCGCGCTGGATCAACTTCAGATAATGCGCAATGCGTGACAACAGGAAGATATACGGTAGACGGGCATTAATACGGCTGTTGGCAGTCGCGTCAGCGGTGTCATACAGCGCGGGCTTCTGCGTAGAGTTGGCCGAGAAGAAGCAGGAGTAATCACGGTTTTTGTAGTACGACAGTGGAATAAAGCCCAGATTAGCAAACTCAAATTCGCGCGTTTCCGGGATCATCACTTCTGACGGGATTTTGACCTGATTACCGGTACCTAGATCGTACAAGTGGATAGGCAGGTTGGTCACCGCGCCACCGGCCTGCGGGCCACGGATCTGCACACACCAGCCGTTTTTGATGAAGCTTTTCACCATATTGGCGGCAAAAGCAAACGAGGCATTGGTCCACAGATAACGGTCGTGGTCCGGCCCTTTCACCTGCTCTACGTAGTTAAAGCTGCGTACTGGCACCGTGTCCGGGCCGTAAGGCAAGCGCCCCAACACGCGCGGCATGGTCAAGCCGATATAACGTGAATCATCCGAGTCGCGGAAAGCTTTCCACTTGATGTATTCGGCACGGTCAAAGTAGTTACCGATATCTTTGATAGCCGCCACGTCTTCCATGTTCTCTTTACCAAAGAACTCTGGGCCAACTGAGCCGATAAACGGCATATGGGCCGCTGCGGCCACCTTGGAGATATTGCGCAATAAGGCGATATCTTGCGGGCTACGGTCAAACTCGTAGTTGGAGATAGCTGCTGCAATCGGCTCGCCACCGGGGGTGTCGTATTCCTGAATGTAAGTCTGGGTGTAGAGACCGCTTTGCACGATTTCAGGGGCGTCTTCAAAATCCTGCACCAGATGATCTTTACTGATGTCCAGCAGTTCGATACGCACGTTTTGACGGAAATCGGTTTGATCGATAAGGGATTTTACGCCGCGCCAGGTCGATTCCACCCGTTGGAAATCAGGGTGATGCATCACCGCATCCAACTGGCGACTGATTTGATCATCCAGCGCCGCAATGTGGCCATCCAGCAGGGTTTTATCCAGCTTTTCCACTTTTTTCGACGATCGCTTCAGCAGGTCTAAAAAGACACTGACGGCGGCGGTGACACGCTCATCAGTGGTCGCTTCCGCCATGGTATCGTTATTCTGGAAAGCATCCAGACCCGTCAATGAGGAGACTGGACTCAGATTGATTTTTTCAAACAAAGAGGCATAAACGCCTTGAACTACGGGGTTATTCTTTTCTAATACGGTCGTCGCAGTACCCTGCGCACTGTTTTCCTGTACAGACATCAGCATGTTCCTTTTCTTCTTTCTACAAGCAGCCAATCTGGCGATTAACAGTCTTTGGGGGCCAATGCCGCCAGTTCAGCACGCAGCTCATCGCTCAGTGCCTCGTCTTTGAGGATGTTTTCCAGCTCACGGCGGAAAGTGGCGTTGTCCAGCAGATTGGATTTGAGGTCACGCAGCAGATTGCGCATTGCCAGCAAGGCACGCAGTTGTGGAATTTGGCGAGCCACGCTTTCCGGTTCGAAATCTTTCATGTCGTTGAAGGTCAGGGATACTGCGGTATCGGATTCATCCCCAGCCAGGGTATCAGGCACCGTTAATTTCAGGCTCGGTTGGAGCTCGGCCAACACACTGTTGAAATTGTTTTTGTTAATATTGAGTTTCTCACGCTCAGACAGTGGGCGCTGTTCCTGGCCGTTGCTGTAATCGCCCATCACCAGAAGTTTTAAAGGTAACTCGACTTTCTTCTGGGCACCGCCGGTATGGAGGTCTAATTTAATATTAATACGCGCTTTGGGTATCTCATTTTGGAAGCTTGACGAGGCCATTGACTTTCCTTGTTAGAGGACGAGAATTTAGGAAATCCATTCCTGAAAAGCTGCGTAAAATAATCTACATTACCTGACACAATAGCTATCACTCACCAATGATTCGGGTGCAATGAAATAAGAAAACAATTGTTCGTAGATAACCTTCGCATTCGCAGGATGGTATAATACGGTATCTGACAGGTATTTTTCACACACATAAACGCATCTATTAAATACCCAGTGGCGGCAGTGTAAAAACATTAGCTAGGCAACACCAATGGGTTAAATGTTACAAAGTGTAACCGGCTTTGTTTCAGAAAAAATGCAACATCGCATTGAAGAACAAGAACTTTCTTGTATGTCAGGGAAAAAACCTTGTGTCTTAGCATGTTAAAAATCATCATTAAAGTTAAACTAAGAATTAGCGAAATACACTGTAGGCCAGGTCCTACAATTAATTTATTTAAGAGTGTGATCTGGATCAAAAATATTTTATAACAAGAAAGGATCGAGAGAGAGCCAACTATTACTGCCATGAATCAGTTAACCGTTAATAACGTAATAATGGCTTATCGATATATAATATCATTGTACATTGCTATTACAGTCAATCCACCAAGAGAGGTGAGCGGTAAATTTATGTAGATGAACCCATTCACGTTGAGAAACGGAATCTCCAATATTTAATGAATGCAGGCAGAATATTATGTTTGAATATAGCCCTGTCTGCGCAGAACTTACTGTTCCCAGTGTCAGCACCCGTAAAAATACGGTCATAAAATGAGTCTGTGAAATCGATTATGTGGATCAATAAATCGGACGGGGTTTAGAAAAAATGACGAATGTCAGGATCAAGTATCATGCTAATGAACATAGCATTTTGTTGGGGGAACAGGCGCTCGAATATCAGGCCAGCCATTAAGTTTGCCGAGAATAATAAGGTTCGGCAAACTATCTCTAGGGTTGCCAATAGTCGATTCTGCTAATCGATAGTGTGATGAAGCAAAAGACTCACATCATCAAATAAGGGTCCTGCTGACAAAAGTCGGCCAGATGATCAATCAGCGCCCGGACTCTGGCCGGAACGTACCGTTGCTGCGACCATACCGCATAAATTTCCCGAGGGGCCCCCTGCCACTCAGGTAATACCCTGACCAGTTCGCCGCGCTGAAGTGGGTTATGGCACAAACTCAATGGACAAAACAGGATCCCTAATCCGGCCAGCGCCGCCTGTAGCGCCAGATGAATACCGTTAACACAGAATTTCCCTTGGGGTTGCCAACGTATGGTTTCCCCATTCTGACTGTGTTGTATCACCCAGGTTGATAGTGGCGCACTGATCACTAAGTCACGTAGCCTCAGCGCATCCATAGATTCAGGAACACCGTTTTTCGCCAGATAATCAGGCGAGGCAACGAGCAGTATTTCCTTGCTGTGTCCCAGCTTTTTCATATTGAGTAATGAATCCGGCTGAGCCCCCACGCGGATCGCCACATCAGCGCCGCTACCAATCAGATCCTGGGTGTAATTGTTCAGTTCTAGCTCAAGCCTAACTTCGGGGTATCGTGTCAAAAACGACACCCACGCGGGAGCCAGATTATCATTGGCTAAATCCGCCGGAGCCAGTATTCGGATCAGGCCACTGATCTGATTCAATGTAACGTCAAGCTTCGCCGTTGCTTGCTGTAAAGAATGTACTAGCGGGCGACACTGTTCGTAATATTGCCAACCTTCACTCGTCGGTGTCATGCGCCGGGCGCTGCGGTGCAGCAAGCGGCAACCTAAATGTTGCTCTAACTTCTGTAAACGTCGCGTCAACGTAGAAGCTGGAATCGAGGCTTTTTCCGCTGCCGCCCGCAAACTTCCCGTTTCTACAATACTTACAAATAGGGCTAATTCGTCCAACATGATTTCATATTCGGAATTTAAGATTGAATTTATCAATCTAGTTTCATTAATCAACCTTGTCTAGAATTTCTCACTGGTTGTCCTGAACCTATTTATCTAAGGCCATGTATCTGATCGAGATTTAAATTTCGTCTGATTATAAACATCACGTTTATCTTAATAGGAAATACCCATATGCAAAGTTATCGTTTCAGCCAGTTTGGCAATCTTGAACACTTAGAACTTCATCAGGAAGATATGCCAGTACCAGAGGCCAGAGAAGTACTCATTCGGGTGCGCGCCACGTCGCTGAATTATCGTGATCTGGCCATTATGAATGGTGAATACACCTTACCTTCCAGCTCGGGGCATATTCCACTCTCCGATGCCGCCGGTGAAGTGATTCAAATTGGCAAGCGGGTCGAACGTTTTAAGGTCGGCGATCGGGTGGTGAATACCTTTATGCCACGCTGGGTTGGCGGTGCTTTTCAGGCTTCAGCACGCGATGAACTTTATGGTAGTGATCGCGACGGCTGGCTGACTGAATATAAAGTGGTTAGTGAGGAATCACTATTATCATTACCCGACTACCTTAACTTCGAACAAGGCGCAACGCTTCCCTGTGCAGCAGTGACCGCGTGGGCAGCACTTAACGGCGATAGACCCGTTAAAGCCGGTGAGACGGTTTTAACTTTAGGCTCAGGTGGCGTTTCCTTGTTTGCTATCCAGCTAGCAAAAGCAATGGGTGCGAGGATTATCGCCACCACGTCGAGTGAAGCCAAAAGCGCGCAGTTGAAAGCACTGGGTGCTGATGAAGTCATCAATTATGTTCAACACCCTGAATGGAGTGAGGAAGTTCTGCGCTTAACCTCTGGGCAAGGGGTTAATAGAGTGGTCGAGGTCGGTGGCCCTGGAACGCTGAATCAGTCCATTCGCTCCATTTGCATTGGTGGTGAACTGGCGCTGATCGGATTTATCGCTCGGGATGCGGTGGCAATAGATTTCTTCAGCCTGTTTAAAAGTGCCGCGCGTTTTCGGGTGATCAGTGTGGGCTCACGTGAAGATTTCGAACAAATGAACCGAGCGTTGGTGCAGCATAAAATCATACCCGTCATTGATAGCGTTTTTCCTTTTGCCGAAGCTAAACAGGCCTGGTTGCGTTTTGATTCACGCCAAAACGTGGGAAAAATAGTTATCAGTCATTAACGCTATCACCTTAGGTAGACTGAATCTGCGGGTAGATAATTTTCTATAATTCAATTAATTAGAATTAACTGCCGAGTATTATTTTCGCATAATAAAGATGTAAAAAAGTCACCACAAAGTGGCTTTTTTAGCTCTCGTTCTGCAAAAACGTTCGCCTATCGGTTAAGTGGCTATTTGCCCGCAAATAGCCTGTTACGAAGAAAATCGATAAATACCCGAAATTTAGGCATAATATCGTGCATAAAGGGCCATACCATATTAATTGGCATAAATGATTTTATCTGAATAGATAGCTTCAATTGCTTGTTTATGAATATTCTTCTTTTTATCAGTGACAATAATATCAATATCATTAATGTCACTTATTTTCATTAACCCACTTTGGCCAAATTTACTGGTGTCACATAAAATAACTTTCTGCCTGCCCATCGCCAACATTTTCTTGGCAATACGCCCTTCATCCAGATTTTTTACCATCACGCCAAAATCACTGTCTATTCCGCCGACCCCGACAAAAGTGAAATCAGTATGAATATCGTTCATTTGCTCAATGGTCTGAATGCCTAAGTTAGCTTTATAGGTATGATTATATTCACCCCCTAATACATGCACGACAGCCATATTATTTTTACTTTTAATTTGATCAGCAATTAATGATGAGTTGGTAAAAACAGTAAACTTCACTAATGGCAAGAATGAAGCAAAAATAAGTGTGGTGGTACAAGAATCAATAAATAAAGTATCGTTTTCAGTCACCAGAGATGCAGCATATTGACCAATTAGTATTTTTTCCTGGCGATTTAAATCCATTCGTTGGGCAAAACTACCCTCTTGTATATTCTGAACTTTTATCGCACCGCCATGGACTTTAGTAA
The sequence above is drawn from the Yersinia intermedia genome and encodes:
- the tssC gene encoding type VI secretion system contractile sheath large subunit, producing MLMSVQENSAQGTATTVLEKNNPVVQGVYASLFEKINLSPVSSLTGLDAFQNNDTMAEATTDERVTAAVSVFLDLLKRSSKKVEKLDKTLLDGHIAALDDQISRQLDAVMHHPDFQRVESTWRGVKSLIDQTDFRQNVRIELLDISKDHLVQDFEDAPEIVQSGLYTQTYIQEYDTPGGEPIAAAISNYEFDRSPQDIALLRNISKVAAAAHMPFIGSVGPEFFGKENMEDVAAIKDIGNYFDRAEYIKWKAFRDSDDSRYIGLTMPRVLGRLPYGPDTVPVRSFNYVEQVKGPDHDRYLWTNASFAFAANMVKSFIKNGWCVQIRGPQAGGAVTNLPIHLYDLGTGNQVKIPSEVMIPETREFEFANLGFIPLSYYKNRDYSCFFSANSTQKPALYDTADATANSRINARLPYIFLLSRIAHYLKLIQRENIGTTKDRRLLELELNNWIRTLVTEMTDPGDDLQASHPLRDAKVTVEDIEDNPGFFRVKLYAVPHFQVEGMDVNLSLVSQMPKAKA
- the tssB gene encoding type VI secretion system contractile sheath small subunit, encoding MASSSFQNEIPKARINIKLDLHTGGAQKKVELPLKLLVMGDYSNGQEQRPLSEREKLNINKNNFNSVLAELQPSLKLTVPDTLAGDESDTAVSLTFNDMKDFEPESVARQIPQLRALLAMRNLLRDLKSNLLDNATFRRELENILKDEALSDELRAELAALAPKDC
- a CDS encoding DeoR/GlpR family DNA-binding transcription regulator; amino-acid sequence: MNQIKRKQFILEKLDSLGEVSVIGLSEELGVTSETIRRDLSYLEKSGEVTKVHGGAIKVQNIQEGSFAQRMDLNRQEKILIGQYAASLVTENDTLFIDSCTTTLIFASFLPLVKFTVFTNSSLIADQIKSKNNMAVVHVLGGEYNHTYKANLGIQTIEQMNDIHTDFTFVGVGGIDSDFGVMVKNLDEGRIAKKMLAMGRQKVILCDTSKFGQSGLMKISDINDIDIIVTDKKKNIHKQAIEAIYSDKIIYAN
- the tssL gene encoding type VI secretion system protein TssL, short form; its protein translation is MSKINTSVVDAVFYPCWLMVSQLRNGQEVEDGEALYRRACAWIDSARDTLSRAGFSEISCDHMLYTQCALLDESVLNRQKQDSGYTKWLKDPLQARYFNTLNAGEELWERIRTVLQEPAPDTAVLTCFYRALTLGFAGRYREQGDERREDVVRKLSLLVPPFASSQETPVVSRSLRLRSGRKTYWLFWGAGVVILVALWFTLSTRLTHMVSQLTGMH
- a CDS encoding zinc-dependent alcohol dehydrogenase family protein, which encodes MQSYRFSQFGNLEHLELHQEDMPVPEAREVLIRVRATSLNYRDLAIMNGEYTLPSSSGHIPLSDAAGEVIQIGKRVERFKVGDRVVNTFMPRWVGGAFQASARDELYGSDRDGWLTEYKVVSEESLLSLPDYLNFEQGATLPCAAVTAWAALNGDRPVKAGETVLTLGSGGVSLFAIQLAKAMGARIIATTSSEAKSAQLKALGADEVINYVQHPEWSEEVLRLTSGQGVNRVVEVGGPGTLNQSIRSICIGGELALIGFIARDAVAIDFFSLFKSAARFRVISVGSREDFEQMNRALVQHKIIPVIDSVFPFAEAKQAWLRFDSRQNVGKIVISH
- a CDS encoding LysR family transcriptional regulator, with translation MLDELALFVSIVETGSLRAAAEKASIPASTLTRRLQKLEQHLGCRLLHRSARRMTPTSEGWQYYEQCRPLVHSLQQATAKLDVTLNQISGLIRILAPADLANDNLAPAWVSFLTRYPEVRLELELNNYTQDLIGSGADVAIRVGAQPDSLLNMKKLGHSKEILLVASPDYLAKNGVPESMDALRLRDLVISAPLSTWVIQHSQNGETIRWQPQGKFCVNGIHLALQAALAGLGILFCPLSLCHNPLQRGELVRVLPEWQGAPREIYAVWSQQRYVPARVRALIDHLADFCQQDPYLMM
- the tssK gene encoding type VI secretion system baseplate subunit TssK, which produces MKIYRPLWNDGAFLAPQQFQQQARWDAYVADGVAHMTLASPWGVIDAAFDSGSLALSRLNALRLVVRFPDGTLIDSERADNLPPACDLSVISDRDVVDVVLALPLLSANGGNLDDGQDSARPRRWQQEWVTVQELAGHERTELAIMRHGVTLRFAHQENSAYLTCPVVRLMRNAQGQWMQDENFIPPMLSLAASQVVLTELGDLIHRLQARRRRLMAMRRESNERMADFAVADVSLFWLLNALNSAEPVLMELYQTPSRHPELFYRELVRLAGSLLTFSLEHKAEDIPLYQHDAPEQVFPPLFTLLDALLEASLPSRMVAIELALEGQFWTGSLHDARLREGADFYLSVRSSIPNHLLQTQFPLLCKAGSVEDVSDVVNVALNGVAMKPLSHVPAAIPLRLENQYFALDLKGPAAQAMLDAGNCAFYTPGSLGDVKLELFAVLRS